Proteins co-encoded in one Gemmatimonadales bacterium genomic window:
- a CDS encoding TetR/AcrR family transcriptional regulator, with protein MTTPASPPSGRRDGEGTRQKLLRAALELFTGEGFLASTTPIIAQRAGVAEGTIYRHFTSKEHLLNEVYRGTQRWATGVVKEVDADRSLKAPERLTRIARRFVETAERDPAGARMLLRQRDANFLDVPSRDAAREFRESVQQVVAAGKADGMVRAGPAELWTSIWLVVLGFVIERVASREWTMDQPQVGQAIESAWSAIAAPALPAPENRSSASDPAAAG; from the coding sequence ATGACGACCCCAGCCTCCCCCCCATCCGGCCGCCGCGACGGTGAGGGAACCCGGCAGAAGCTCCTACGGGCAGCCCTGGAACTCTTTACAGGAGAAGGGTTTCTGGCCAGCACCACCCCGATCATTGCCCAGCGGGCGGGGGTGGCGGAAGGGACGATTTACCGTCACTTCACCAGCAAGGAGCATCTCCTCAACGAGGTGTACCGGGGCACCCAGCGCTGGGCCACCGGCGTGGTCAAGGAAGTGGACGCCGATCGGTCACTCAAGGCGCCCGAGCGTCTGACACGGATTGCCAGGCGGTTCGTGGAGACGGCGGAGCGCGACCCGGCGGGGGCGAGGATGCTACTCCGCCAGCGCGACGCGAATTTCCTCGACGTACCGAGCCGTGACGCGGCGCGCGAGTTTCGCGAATCAGTCCAACAAGTCGTCGCAGCGGGGAAAGCGGACGGGATGGTGCGGGCGGGTCCGGCGGAACTCTGGACCTCAATCTGGCTGGTGGTCCTGGGGTTTGTCATCGAGCGGGTGGCATCGCGCGAGTGGACGATGGACCAGCCGCAAGTCGGGCAAGCCATCGAGTCGGCGTGGAGCGCTATTGCGG
- a CDS encoding saccharopine dehydrogenase C-terminal domain-containing protein: MKMLVLGAGLQGCATAFDLLQNPAVTQVTIADLYPERLAPFLDPYKGTDRLQAVKLDVKDLPAVTALMRGHVSVMSAIPYYFNGPMAACAVEAGCNFADLGGNTEIVFEQKKLHDAALAKGLSVIPDCGLAPGMVNILAAEGIRRFDKAEKVKIFVGGLPRHPEPPLNYQIVYSLEGALDYYTTTSWILRGGKRTPIEALSELEPVVFPEPVGTLEAFHTAGGVSTMPFSYEGKVDVLEYKTLRYPGHVAIMKPIRELGLLGNEPIDVKGVQVRPRDVFIAAATPVLKKPKAEDLVALRVEASGIKDGKAGTVVWQLVDYKDMERNISAMMRTTGYSLAITGLMQADGRVKAKGVLTPDEAMPFQAYVDELAARGVQIREL; this comes from the coding sequence ATGAAGATGCTGGTTCTCGGTGCCGGCCTCCAAGGCTGTGCAACCGCCTTCGATCTGCTTCAGAACCCGGCCGTCACCCAGGTGACCATTGCCGACCTCTACCCCGAGCGCCTGGCTCCTTTCCTCGACCCCTACAAGGGGACCGACCGACTCCAGGCCGTGAAGCTCGACGTCAAGGATCTGCCGGCGGTGACCGCCCTGATGCGCGGCCATGTGTCCGTCATGAGCGCCATCCCCTACTACTTCAACGGTCCGATGGCCGCTTGTGCGGTCGAGGCGGGCTGCAACTTCGCCGACCTCGGCGGCAACACCGAAATTGTCTTCGAGCAGAAGAAACTGCACGATGCAGCCCTCGCCAAGGGACTCTCCGTCATTCCCGACTGCGGGCTGGCCCCGGGGATGGTCAATATCCTGGCTGCCGAGGGCATCCGGCGGTTCGACAAGGCGGAGAAGGTCAAGATCTTCGTGGGCGGGTTGCCCCGCCATCCGGAGCCGCCGCTCAACTACCAGATCGTGTACTCGCTCGAGGGCGCGCTGGACTACTACACCACCACCTCCTGGATCCTCCGCGGCGGCAAGCGCACGCCGATCGAAGCCCTGAGCGAGCTGGAGCCCGTGGTCTTCCCTGAGCCGGTCGGGACGCTCGAAGCGTTTCATACCGCGGGTGGTGTCAGCACCATGCCGTTCAGCTACGAGGGGAAGGTGGACGTCCTGGAATACAAGACGCTCCGCTACCCCGGGCATGTGGCCATCATGAAGCCGATCCGCGAGCTGGGCCTGCTTGGCAATGAGCCGATCGACGTGAAGGGCGTGCAGGTACGGCCCCGGGACGTGTTCATCGCCGCGGCCACCCCGGTCCTCAAGAAGCCGAAGGCCGAAGACCTCGTGGCGCTCCGCGTGGAGGCGAGCGGCATCAAGGACGGGAAGGCCGGCACCGTGGTGTGGCAGCTGGTGGACTACAAAGACATGGAGCGGAACATCAGCGCCATGATGCGCACCACCGGGTACTCGCTGGCCATTACCGGGCTGATGCAGGCCGATGGCCGGGTAAAGGCAAAGGGGGTCCTGACCCCCGACGAGGCGATGCCGTTCCAGGCGTACGTGGACGAACTCGCCGCGCGCGGGGTACAGATCCGGGAACTCTAG
- a CDS encoding thioredoxin family protein codes for MLDFPSLWRTALPYHDFVAASTKHCGLWVGVHKFARLPQWSNGLDLGATPRRLLVLAEDWCGDASNTIPVLAKLVEQVPGLELRVLRRDEHPEVMDRYLTNGSRSIPIVIVLDADFMEVGHWGPRPAELQAWVMANRDSMPKGELYPQARKWYARDRGESTLREVMSIATGSVIPAPAPVQNPAPA; via the coding sequence ATGCTTGATTTCCCATCGCTCTGGCGGACCGCGCTGCCGTACCATGACTTCGTGGCGGCGAGCACGAAGCACTGCGGCCTATGGGTCGGCGTCCACAAGTTTGCCAGGCTGCCGCAGTGGTCGAACGGTCTCGACCTCGGGGCCACTCCGCGCCGGCTGCTTGTGCTGGCGGAGGACTGGTGCGGCGATGCGTCGAATACCATCCCTGTGCTGGCCAAGCTGGTCGAACAGGTGCCGGGACTGGAGTTGCGCGTGCTCCGTCGCGATGAGCACCCGGAGGTGATGGACCGGTACCTCACGAACGGGTCTCGGTCGATCCCCATCGTGATCGTGCTGGATGCCGATTTCATGGAAGTGGGCCACTGGGGCCCTCGCCCGGCGGAGCTGCAGGCGTGGGTGATGGCCAATCGGGACAGCATGCCGAAGGGCGAACTCTATCCGCAGGCCCGCAAGTGGTACGCCCGCGACCGCGGCGAATCCACCCTGCGCGAAGTGATGTCCATCGCTACGGGTTCTGTGATACCCGCGCCGGCGCCGGTGCAGAATCCAGCTCCGGCGTGA
- a CDS encoding ABC transporter ATP-binding protein — ASSKYLIDDVIGKQHAQLLPWIALAVGVATLVQAVTGFALSQVLGVAAQRAITDMRKRVQAHVARLPVSYFDSTKTGVLISRIMSDAEGIRNLVGTGLVQLVGGFVTAAIAVGVLFWLNWKLTAVTLTVLIIFGGGMAIFFKRLRPLFRERGKINADVTGRLAETLGGIRIVKAYSAERRERYVFATGAHRLFRNVAQSMTAISGTGAFATAIVGGIGVLMILVGGGDVLAGRMTVGDLIMYVFFTGLMAAPMVQIASIGTQITEAFAGLDRIREIRLLATEDQEDAVRKPVGDIRGDVAFDQVWFEYNPGVPVIKGISFEAPAGTTTALVGASGGGKSTLISLVMAFNRPKSGRVLIDGRDLATIRLYEFRRAIGVVLQENFLFDGSVAENIAFARPHATREQIEAVATIAHADEFIRGFENGYDTVVGERGIKLSGGQRQRIAIARAILANPKILILDEATSSLDSESEAQIQDGLRALRRGRTTFVIAHRLSTIVTADQILVLEGGDIVERGTHRELLALNGRYRQLYDRQYNVEMDRFINPGEDFTPELDSAPAPARVSQNP, encoded by the coding sequence CCGCCTCCTCCAAGTACCTCATCGACGACGTGATCGGGAAGCAGCACGCCCAGCTACTGCCGTGGATCGCCTTGGCGGTCGGCGTGGCCACACTGGTGCAGGCCGTGACCGGCTTCGCCCTCTCACAAGTGCTTGGCGTCGCCGCGCAGCGGGCCATCACTGACATGCGGAAACGGGTCCAGGCCCACGTAGCCCGGCTCCCGGTCAGCTATTTCGATTCGACGAAGACGGGCGTGCTGATCTCGCGGATCATGTCGGACGCGGAGGGCATCCGGAACCTGGTCGGCACCGGCCTGGTGCAACTGGTCGGCGGGTTCGTGACCGCGGCCATCGCGGTGGGCGTGCTCTTCTGGCTCAACTGGAAGCTGACCGCCGTCACGCTCACGGTCCTGATCATCTTCGGCGGCGGGATGGCCATCTTCTTCAAGCGCCTCCGTCCGCTCTTCCGCGAGCGTGGAAAGATCAACGCCGACGTGACCGGACGGCTGGCCGAGACGCTCGGCGGCATCCGGATCGTCAAGGCGTACAGCGCCGAGCGGCGGGAGCGGTACGTCTTCGCGACCGGGGCGCACCGGCTCTTCCGGAACGTGGCCCAGTCGATGACGGCCATCTCCGGGACAGGCGCCTTCGCCACCGCCATCGTGGGCGGCATCGGCGTGCTGATGATCCTCGTGGGCGGCGGCGACGTGCTGGCCGGGCGGATGACCGTCGGCGACCTCATCATGTACGTGTTCTTTACCGGCCTGATGGCAGCGCCGATGGTGCAGATTGCCTCGATCGGCACCCAGATCACCGAGGCGTTTGCCGGGCTCGACCGGATTCGCGAAATTCGCCTCCTCGCCACCGAGGACCAGGAGGATGCCGTTCGGAAGCCGGTGGGCGACATCCGCGGCGACGTGGCGTTCGACCAGGTGTGGTTCGAATACAACCCCGGCGTGCCGGTCATCAAGGGGATCTCTTTCGAGGCGCCTGCCGGGACGACGACCGCGCTGGTCGGGGCGTCAGGCGGCGGCAAGAGCACCCTCATTTCACTCGTGATGGCGTTCAACCGGCCGAAGTCCGGCCGCGTGCTCATCGACGGCCGTGACCTCGCCACGATCCGGCTCTACGAGTTCCGCCGGGCCATCGGGGTGGTGCTGCAGGAGAATTTCCTCTTCGACGGCTCCGTCGCCGAGAACATCGCCTTTGCGCGCCCGCACGCCACCCGGGAGCAGATCGAGGCGGTGGCGACAATCGCCCACGCCGATGAGTTCATCCGCGGCTTCGAGAATGGCTACGACACGGTGGTCGGTGAGCGGGGGATCAAGCTTTCGGGGGGACAGCGCCAGCGGATCGCCATTGCGCGGGCCATTCTTGCCAACCCGAAGATCCTCATACTCGACGAGGCGACCAGTTCACTCGACAGCGAGAGCGAGGCGCAAATTCAGGACGGCCTGCGGGCGCTCCGGCGGGGGCGGACGACCTTCGTCATCGCCCACCGGCTCTCAACCATCGTGACGGCGGATCAGATTTTGGTGCTGGAGGGCGGTGACATTGTCGAGCGGGGGACGCATCGCGAGCTGCTGGCCTTGAACGGGCGTTACCGGCAGCTCTACGATCGGCAGTACAACGTGGAAATGGACCGCTTCATCAATCCCGGCGAGGACTTCACGCCGGAGCTGGATTCTGCACCGGCGCCGGCGCGGGTATCACAGAACCCGTAG